From the genome of Candidatus Hydrogenedentota bacterium:
TCAAGGCCGAACAGGTTCGCCTCTTCCCCGTTGTTCGTGTAAACCCGCTCGGGGCTGACTTTGCAGACCACCTGATTCGCCTGCTGCACGTATTGATGCGCCCACATGTCGGGCTTGAACGTGGCCGGCAGCGCATTGAACGCAATCCGCTCGAGCCGGTCCGCCAGGCCAACGTCACCCAGAATGACGCTGAGCACTTCGAGGGAGTACATGTATTCGACCACGGCGCAGAGTTCCGTGCCTTGGGACGGCATCTTGCCCGCGAGGCATTCGTCGCCCGTGAAAATGCCCGTAGCCGTGCCGTGGTACCGGTCCAGTTCCGCGATGGCGTGCAGCGCGGCCTCGCGCAAGGCGGGGTCGCCGGTCTGGCGGTACCAGACGCCTGCCGTCTTGACTGCCATGCCGTGGTTGACCACGTGGCTCTCGAACCGCCACTTGTCCGCCTTCTCCTTGAACGGCAAATCTCCGAAGTGCGCGACCCAGTCATAGCCCTGGTCGTGCGCTTTCCGCGCCAAGTCCAGCAGGAACGCCTCGCCGGTCCGGTCATAGAGCCATTGCAGGCTCACTACGAGGTCCTGCCAGCGCGACTTGTTCCAGTCGAACAAAGGCCGCTGGTCCATTTGCGCATCGAGACAGCGGCAGAACCGGAGCATCGCGGGAATGACCCGGCTGTCCCCCGTCGCCTCCTGGTATTGCATGAGCGCTTTGAGCATAACGAACGGCGGCCACGGGTCGCGCGGCTTGTATTTGCCGCTGCGCGATTCGCTCTTCTCGGGGCCGAGCCACCCGTCCTCCTGCTGGTGCGTCAGGATATAATCCAGATGCTGCTCGACCTTTGCCTTCAGCGCCGGGTCGTCAAGCAAATACGCCAGCGGCACGACGCCGTCCAGCCAGTACGGCATGCGCTCCCAACCCTCGTCCTTGCCGCCAATCCAGCCGCTATCCCTGACATCCGGCCAGAATTCGTCCAGATGCCCGCTCAGGCCGTCCGCCTGGATGCGCAGTTGCCGCGCCAGCCAGCCTTGCGGATGAATGCTGCCCAGCGGCAGCGGTTCCAGCGCGAGCGGCTGCAGCCTGGGCGGCGCCGTCAGTGCTACCGCGGTCAGGATCGAGAGGATTGCCATCATTTTCCTCCTTTTCCCCGTTCGCCCGCCGCGAAACCCGAGTGTAACACCACCAAGCCGCGGGCGTCACGGTTCGTCACGGCAAGTAGGGTCGCGGGTCGACCGGATGCCCGTCGACACGCACCTCATAATGCAGATGCGGCCCGGTCGCATTGCCGCTGCGCCCGGACCGCGCAATCGTCTGTCCCCTCAGCACCTTCTGCCCCAGTTCCACCAGAATCGCCTCCAAATGCGCGTACGCCGTCTCGAANNNNNNNNNNNNNNNNNNNNNNNNNNNNNNNNNNNNNNNNNNNNNNNNNNNNNNNNNNNNNNNNNNNNNNNNNNNNNNNNNNNNNNNNNNNNNNNNNNNNCCTCATAATGCAGATGCGGCCCGGTCGCATTGCCGCTGCGCCCGGACCGCGCAATCGTCTGTCCCCTCAGCACCTTCTGCCCCAGTTCCACCAGAATCGCCTCCAAATGCGCGTACGCCGTCTCGAATGCCGCTTGATGCCGCAGCACGATGAGGTTGCCATACTTGCCCATCACGCCCGCGAACGTCACAACGCCGTCCGCGGCTGCCAGTACCGGCGTGTCCACCGGCAGGCCAATATCCAAGCCGGCGTGCGTGCGCCCGTTGCCGCGCGGTTCGCCGAATTCCGAAGTGACGCGCGGGTCTGCAACGGGAACCGGCCACGTGTCCGGCGCCACAGGCCGCGGCGCCACAGGCCGCGGCGCCACAGGCGACGGCCGGGCATATTCGTGGCGCGACCGTGCGCAACCGAGCGCGAGACACACACTCAGCGCCATCACCGCCGTGCGGCGGGCATGTTGGATTCGTACAGTCACGCTGACGCCCGGCGTTCTGGTCCCGAATCCGGAATCCCAAACCCCTCCGCGTGCGCGAACGCGAGACGGCACGCGGCGCCTACCACTCAATCTGCGGATCGGACGTGAACAGGGCGATCAAAAACGCGACAGGCAATGCCAGCGTGCTCAAGATCGCGAACATCGCGCTGAGGAGCCAGCCAAAGAACACAACCGACGCCGCGCCAAGCCCTTTGGTCTCTTCCTCGAAAAACATCGGTACGCCTTCCTTCTCCTGTCACGACCTCGGGCACGACCATCTGCATGAGAAGAGGCCGCGCTACAACCCAAGGTAATACTACAGTCCCGCCTCCGGGTTCCACCTGCGCCATCCCATCTCGCGGACCAGCGCCCTTGTCGCGCCCCGAGAAGCCCCATATCCTCACGCCGGGGAGACGCCGCGCCTGCCCTGCTTGGCGGGCCCGCATGGCTTCGGGTATGCTTGCCCGCATGACCAGGCAAGCCCCCCTCTTGTTCTGCGCGGCGGCATTGTTCGCCGCATGTGCGTCGCGCGAGGTGGTCGTCGTGTACAGCCCTCACGGCGCGGATGTGCTCCGCGACTACGAGAAGCTGTTCGAAGAAGCGTACCCGAACGTGGACGTCCAATGGATTGCCGCGGGCGCGAAAGAGGTCTACGGGCGTATCGCCGGTGAACGCAACCGCCCCGCGTGCGACGTGTGGTGGGGCGCGCCCTCGACCATGTTCATGCAGGCCGCCGACGCGGGCCTGCTCGCGACTTACCGGCCCACCTGGGCCGAACAGGCGCCGCCGGACGCGCACGACCCTCAGCACCGCTGGTACGCCACGTACCGGTCGCCGCTCGCCATCCTGTTCAACACGAACGGGCTCGACCGCGCACAGGCGCCGCAAACCTGGGACGACCTCCTCGACCCAAGATGGCGCGGGAAGATCGTCCTGCGCAAACCGCTCGCGTCCGGCACGATGCGCACGTTCCTCTGCGCCATGGTCGGCCGCGCCGGCAACGAAGACGACGGCATCGCGTGGCTGAAGCGGCTTCAGGAGTCCGTGGTCAGTTCGCCCGAGAGCCCGAACCTGCTCTATGACCACATCAAGCGCAATCCGGACTGCATCAGCGTGTGGCTGCAGCCGGACGTCATCATGCAGCGCGAACGCAACGGGTTCCCCTTCGATTGTGTCGTGCCGCCGCAGACGCCCGTGCTCCTCGATGCCATCGCCATCGTCAACAACGCGCCGCATCCGGAATGGGCCCGCGCGTTCTACGAATTCGTCACCTCGCCCGAGGCCCTCGCGCAGCAGGCCCGCGCCTACGCAAAAATGCCCGCGCGCAAGGACATCGACCCGGCGCAGCTTCCCGCATGGATGACCGGCGCCGTCATAGATCCTATGCCCATCGATTGGGCCGTGTTCGCCGCCAAAGAGGCCGCGTGGTGCGACCGCTGGGAACGCGAGGTATTCCGCGCGCCATGAGCAGCGTCCGGTGTGAAGCGCTCACGAAGATCTATCCCGGCGGCCAGGGCGGCATTCGCGACCTGACCTGCACCATTGACCAGGGCGAGTTCTTTGCGTTGCTCGGCCCGAGCGGCTGCGGCAAAACCACCACGCTCCGGCTCATCGCGGGCCTCGAGACACCCGACACCGGCGCCGTCTTCTTCGACGGCCGCGACGTCACGGCCGCGCCGCCCGAGAAACGCAACGCGGCGATGGTCTTCCAGAGCTACGCGCTGTTCCCGCACATGAACGTGTTCGAGAACGTGGCGTTCGGCCTGCGCGCGCGCAGGATGCCCAAACCGGATATCCGCGAACGGGTCGCGGAAGCGCTCGGCTACGTCCAGCTCGAAGGCATGGAAAAGCGCCGCGTCACCGAACTGAGCGGCGGCCAGCAGCAGCGCGTCGCGCTCGCCCGCGCGCTCGCGGTGCATCCCGCGATCCTGCTGCTCGACGAGCCCCTCAGCAACCTCGACGCAGAACTGCGCCACGCCACCCGCGCGCAACTCGCCGAACTGCAGCGCCGCCTCAAGATCACCGCCGTATACGTCACGCACGACCAGGAAGAGGCGCTCGCGCTCGCGGACCGCATCGCCGTGATCAAGGACGGCGCCGTGCACCAGATAGGCGCGCCCGGTGAAGTGCTCCATCAGCCGGCTACGCCGTTCGTCGCGTCCTTCCTCGAACGCCAGCGCCACGCGCCGGACAAGCCGTGAAAGGGCCCCTGATTTGCGCATGCCCTTGATAGCCGCATCACTCGTCCTCGTATCGTGCCACGCCTTCGCCTGGGGCCCCGCCACGCACGCATACGCCGCCCTGCGCATTTTCGGTCCGGACGCGCCCGAAGCGGTCTTGGGCTCGACCCTGCCCGATTTCAACGGCGCCGCGCGCCTGCGCCCCGAGGTCGACCGCGTCATCAAGCGTTTGACTCACCACGAATGCGAGCGCCTGGCCCCGTCCCCGTTTGCCGCGGGCTTTGCCACGCACAACGGCGCCTGGGGCGCCGACCTTTACGCGCACAGCTACGGCAAAGAGGCCGGCGCCGACTACTACGCCACGCGCAAGATCAAGGAACTCAGCGAAAAAACCGGCCTGAGCCTCAATCAGTCCGAGGACACGTTTGAAGCCGCCATGGACATGCAAATCGCCCTCGACTGCGGGCCCCAACTCGGCCAGGCGCTCTTGGAAGCCGCGCGCAGCGTCGGCCCCGAACAGGAGCAAGCCATTGTCGACGCATTCGCCGCGCCGCTGGCCGAACGCGTCCCTGAACTGCGCCCCGGCGAGGCGGAAAGCATCCTGCGCTGGGCCTTTCGCGCGCACAAGACCCTGATGGAGGCCTTCGCCATTCAACTCATGCAGGACCGCGCCTACATGTTACGCATCGGCGCGCCCTTGCTCGCCCGCCACCTGAATTGCGACACGCCCACGGCCCGCAATTACCTCGAAACCGCGCTGGAACTCTGCGCCGACTGGCGCGAACCCCTCAACGAAATCGCTGAGAACGTCCGCGATGTCCTCGAAGACCAGGGACGCGTGAAGTAACCCCCATCCGCGCCCTGAGACCGCGCCGGCCCGCCATGCCCACGGGGGCGCGTGATGGACGAAATGGAGGGAATGGACCTCTTGCTCGTTCCGCGTTCCCTTCTTCCTCGCCCCTCATCCCTCCCCGGGCCGCAGCGCCACGAACGCGTCGTAGTTCGTCTCGTAAATCTTGCGGAGCACGTCGGGCTCGAGGGCAAGGCCCCGCAATTGCCCGTAAGGGTTCTTCGTGCCGGGGTAGTCATATGGCGAGCCGTCAGCGGCCATCCAGAAGTAGTAGACGTCCTTCTCAAGCATTTCGCGGCAGGCGCGCAGCACGGATTCGATCCACGCCTCCGTTTTCTCGGCGTTTCCCGTTACCACCATGTCCGTACCCCAGAGAATGCGGTCCTGGTACTTGATAATTGCGTCACGGAACGCCGGCACGTTCGCGCTCACGACTTCAAGCCCGTGTACGAGGATGTTCCGCGTGCCCCAACTGCAATCGGTGTACACGCCGGGATACTGGTCGAGGATTTGCCAGAACTGGTTCCAAGCTTCACCGCCGGGCCGGTAGAACGTGACCCCGAAATGCGGGACGATTACCTTGAGCCTCGGGAACCGCTCCATGACGCGCAAAAACTCCGCGAGGAAATTGGGTTTGCTCAAATTGATGTGCCAGCAGATAGGGAAGTTGTTCTGCTCGCAGAATTCGTACACGGGCATCATGACCGGGTCGTCGAGGGGCCGGTCATAGAAATTGCTGTGCCCCGTATAGAGCTTCAGGCCGTGCACCCCCGCGGCCAGGTACTGCCGCAAGAGGTCCTCCTTGTTCTCGTCGTCGGGGTGTATCGCGCAATAGGTGACAATCTTGTCCGGAGCCGCGTGCTCGCAGGTCAGGATTTCGTTCGTGTTCCACGCGTTGCCCCGTCTCGGGTCGTTTCCTTCGCCTTTCAGCGTGTAGTCAGAACTGGCAACTAACACCGTGCGCACGATCCCCAGCCGCTCCGCCGCGGCCAGGTACTTGTCCAAGTGCTTTTGTTGATACAGGTGGTCGTGCGCGTTCACGATGCGGTATGCGGCCAGCCCCGGGTCCGCTTCCGGAACCGACGACGTATCCAACGTGTGCTGCGTTTCGCCTGCGCCGCTTTCCCGCGCAGCACCAAGCTCCTGGCGGGTCCGTTCAGCCAGTTGGTCCACGTTGCCCTTGTACACAAAATACAGGGCAACATTGGATGTGAGCAGGAACACCGTCAGGGCGAAAAGGACCGGCCGGGACAGGTCCCGTCTTGCCGTTTTGGTTGGCTCCAGGTGTTCCGGCATGCCCACTCCTTCGAGTTCGAAGTCCATCCCTGAACCGGATAATACAGAATCGTGTCTCCGGATGCCACGCAAGACAGGCGGGCAAGTTGCTTTGCGCGTGCCGCCGGATTACGATCACGCGCACGCGTTGCTTGTATGGGCGTAAGGGAGGAACGCTTCGTGAGCATGGAAAACGTGGAAGCTGGGGAGCAGCTGGTCAAACAGGACCTGATTACCCAGGAAGAACTCGCCGAGGCCCGCGAACGCGCCGCGCGCTCGGGTATCCCCTGGTACAAACAGCTTATCCAGACAAAGAAGGTCTCTTTCGGCGCGCTCGAGAGCGTATTGCGCTACGAGTTTCATCTTCCTTCGACCAAGAGCAAACAGCAGCAACTTGGCGACACGCTCGTCGAAATGCAGGCGATTACGCCCGCGCAACTCAAAGAAGCCTTGGTGGAGCAAAAACGCACGGGACGCCTGCTCGGCAATATTCTCCTCGAACTTGAGTATGTGTCCGAGGAAACAATCGCTCGTGCCCTCAGCCGCCAGCAGAATCTGGAATTCGCGTCCGTCGAGCGTACCCCAAGCGATCCTGAGGCCCTGGAAGCCGTCCCGGAAAGCATCGCTCGCAGTTACCAGTTCATCCCGATTACCATCGAAGGCGACAAGGTCACCGTCCTGGTCGCGGACCCCGGCTTGCGCAGCCGGTTGGACAATGCCGGAATCCTCATCGGAAAACGTCTGTATCCTGTCCTGACCTCCGTGCCTGACATGGGCACGGAGATCGAACGGCGTTATGGAGCCTTGCGCAGAGGCGACCCCGGCGTTCTGCCGCGCGAACCGGCTCAAGCGCCCCGAGAACACGAAGCACACGCCGCCAAACCTTCCGAAACCGCAAAAAAGGGGATGCACATGACACACGAAACAACGACGGCCCGCGCGCCCGCTGAACCGTCGCGATTCGAAGAAATCGCGCAGAAGGCCTCCGGAAGTACGGTCATTAAGCTGGTCTCAACCATCATTGAAGGCGCTGTGAAGTCCGGCGCAACGGATGTTCATCTGGACCCGCAGGACCCGGAGATGCGTGTGCGCTATCGCATTGATGGCGTGCTGCACGACATCATGAGCATCCCGGAGAATATCGAACTCGCCGTCATCTCCCGTATCAAGATTCTGGCGGATATGGACATTACCGAGACACGCCATCCTCAGGACGGTCACATCAGCATGGATATTGCCGGCCGCGAATTCGACGTGCGCGTCGCCACACTGCCGACCTACCTTGGCGAACGGGTTGTGCTGCGGCTGCTGGACCAAACGTCCATTCTCTCCGGTATCAAAGACCTTGGACTCGAACCGGATGACGAGGAGAAGTTCTCACGTCTGATTAACCAGCCCTATGGCATGATTCTCGTGACGGGACCCACGGGCAGCGGCAAGACCACGACGCTCTACGCCGCTCTGAATCAGAAAAACGTCTTGACCGACAGCATCGTGACGCTCGAAGACCCTGTAGAATACCAACTTTCGGGAATAAATCAGGTCCAAATCGATACGGATATTGGACTTACGTTCGCTGCGACGCTGCGCGCAACGATGCGCCAGGATATCGATGTGCTGCTGGTTGGCGAGATTCGCGATGCCGAAACCGCGCACATTGCCATTCGTGCCGCCATGACCGGTCACCTTGTTTTCAGCACGCTGCACACAAATGACGCCCCGGAGGCCATCAGTACCCTGCGAAACATGGGTATTCCATCTTACCTGATATCCAGCGCGCTCAGCGCCGTCATAGCGCAACGTCTCGTGAGAAAGGTCTGCCTGGCCTGCCGCCATGCATTCAAGCCTTCCGCTGACCTCCTGCGCGCTATTGGACTTCCTGCTACGGTCAAGAAACTCTACGGCGGCACGGGATGTGACGCCTGCTATCACACAGGCAACCGGGGAAGGACCGGCATATTTGAAATTCTGGAAATTACGCCCGAAATTCGGAAGCTTATCGCGGCTGATTCCGGAACGGACCGCATCGTAGAAGCCGCTCATCTGGTCACCATGGGTGAAAGATGCCGCCAAAAGGTCAAAGCCGGAATCGTGGAACCCAAAGAGTATCTGCGAGTTATACGCCAGTAGCCATCGGCTGCGTTGTTCGCTCGCAGCCGCCCTGTGGAAAACTTGTGCAAAAGATCCACCATGTATGATGCGGAATCATGTTCCGCGGACCTGGTTATGGCACACAAGACGCTCTGAATAAGGGTGTTATGTGTTGCAGGCACAGGTCTTGAACAAAGAGGCATGCTGACGTAACATATTATAAATAAACGTCTTACAACATTCCGGAGCAGGCTTGCCACAGAGTGTGCGACCATGAAAGACGTAGTTTCACAAGCATATGGAAAACTCGCTCAAAGCTGTCGTAACCCCTTGCGGCAGTTCAAACAACGCCTGTGGATAACTGCGGCGGACTCCGTGGAACAGACCGACGAAATAGCCTTGTGAAAAAGACTTGACGTACCAGGGGAAAAGAGAGTATGAAATCCCCGCGCCAAAAGAAGCGGATGCCTTACTGCCCGGCTCTAGCAGAGGTTAATCCCCTGCGTGTGGATATGCCGATGCGATATTGCACAGGTTTATCCACGCCGAAACCAGATGAAAAGAAACTGTTTACGCCGATATTCACACAAAATGGCGTATGACTACTATGTACTACGGAATATATTAATTTAAAAGTCATTCTATACAAGGGAAAACTAATCCACACGGGAAATACCGCCAAGCACATAGGAACCTTCTGGTCCGGTTTCGGGAATTAGTCCAAGAGAGCCGGGTTGCAAAGGTCCCTCGGGTAAGGTTATCTTGGTTGCGTGGTAGGGAGACGCTCGCATGAAGATCACTATTCCTCGGCAAGACCTTCTTGATACCGTAAACAAGGTTAAGACGGTGGTGCCTTCGAAATCCGCCTTGCCCATACTGTCGCATCTGTTGATCGAAACGGTGGGCGCGGGCATTCGCGTCAGCGCCACCGACTTGAAAGTGAGTATTCAATGTAGTGTGGATTGCGATGTGCGCACGGAGGGGGCGCTTACTGTTTCTTGTCAGCGTCTGGCTTCAATCCTGATGGAACTGCCCGACAAAGAAATTACACTGACGCTTGGCGAGAACAACATTGTCGAGCTTGCCTGCGGCCGGATTCACACGAAGCTTTTCAGTATGCCGGTAGACCAGTTTCCGCCTATCCGGGATTTTGAGGGTGTAAAGCCCTTGGTGTTCAAGCAGGGTGTTCTCCGTGGTTTGTTTACAAAGACCTCGTTCGCCATCTGCACGGACCAGGCAAGATACAATCTGACAGGATTGTTGTACGAGATTATCGGTGGGCGGCTGACCGTGGTGGCGACGGATGGCAGGCGGATGAGCCTGTGTTGTGAAGAAGAGGGTATCCCGGATGATATCGAGACGAAGGTTATTATCCCGGCGAAGATGGTAAATGAACTGCAGCGCCTCCTCGGTGAGGATGACCCTGTGGAGGTGTTTATCGATGAAAGTCAGGCGGCTTTTGTGTTCAATTCGCTGCGGATGGTGACTTCCCTCATCGAAGGCAACTTCCCGAACTATGACATGGTTGTTCCCAAGAAGCACGACAAGGAAGCCATTCTGGGTACGGCTCAGTTTATGGAAGCGATGCGCCGCACGCGCACGATGACGAATGAGAAGTTCAATTCCGTCCGTCTCAAGATTGCCGGGCCGACGATGACATTCCGGGTAGTCACGCCTGAGGTCGGCGAATACGAAGAAGATATGGAAATTACCTATGACGGAGAGAATGTCGAAATAGCGTTCAACCCGGACTTTATAATCGACGTGCTCCGGCATATGGACTGTGAACGTGTCTGTCTTGTATTGCGCGATGCAATGAGCCCTGGCGTTCTTAAACCATATACGGATGCGCCTCTCGACAGCTACATCAATGTTATCATGCCCATTCGTATTTGACGCGTGGTTGTTCGCTTTAAGCGTGTGTCCCCGCGATAGACGCCGGTCCGGTAATAGGCAGTCATGATTTGACTAAGTGATTTGACTAAGTGCCGTCATGCATTCTGTAACACGACGCTTTTATTTGCACACCTATTACTGATCAACGGGTCTCATGACGCATGCTAACGGAAGCCCTTTTCCAGCCTTTTACCCCTGTACATTTTCTTGTTCTTTTTTTGATGTTTCTTCTAAACGGTATTGTTTTGTTGCTCCCCAAACTTGCGCCAGGCAAACACGCTGTTCGAAACGTTGCGTATGCAATCGCGATTTTCATGCTTGCACAGGAATTGGTGGATCGCGGCGGGCATTATTTCCTTAACCGGGAACCTCTTGCGCACGTCCTTCCTTTTCATCTGTGTGGCATGTCCGTGTTTCTCGTTCCTGTCATGTTGATTACCAGGAATCAGCTGCTACTTGAGGTTCTTTATTATTGGGGACTTGGCGGCGCGTTGATATCGCTCATTACACCCGAGGTGGCTTTCCCTTTTCCTCATTTCTTGAACGTAACATTTTTTACCAGCCATACCCTGATTATCACGGGAGTCATTTATGCCATCCTCTATTACGAAATGAGGCCGCGACGGGGCTCGATTGTCAGGGTCTTTCTGATCACCGCGACCTATGCTGCCATCGTAGCCCCGCTCAACGTGCTGCTTGGAACCAACTACCTGTACATCTGTAAGAAACCGGCAGGCTTGTCTGTCTTGGATTTTCTGGGACCTTGGCCCTGGTATCTGCCGGGCATGATTCTCATTACGTGCCTCGTCTTTGGTCTGCTATATATGCCGTACTGGATACATGATATCTGTCACGGAAAAAACGGCCGTGAGCAGGTTACCCGGCCGCTGGACGCAAACGAATAGACAGTCCCGTAATCCCGTCTATATATTGGGACATTGTGCATGAACCGCCTGCGCAAACGTGCGTCTGTTTTCTTGCTGATTGGTCTGGCCACATCAGTGGGCGCGGACGCGCTGCACCCGTTCCCGGGCGTAGAACTGGCCCATATCCAGACAGCGTCACCCGAGCCAGTCTCTTACTTTGTTGTCAAGGTTGATATGACCTTGCTTGGTCTGCGTTTTACCGCTACGGCGCCTAATGGCGACGGCCCGCGAGACACCTGGACGGAAACGACACGCGAGTTCGTGCAGCGCACAGGTTCCCAAATTGGAATCAACGCAAGTTTCTTCGCAAATGACGGCGAATCTCATACCGATATTCTTAGCCTGAGCGTCAGTAACGGCGTCCCTTATTCACCATGGAAACAGAGCATGCCCTGTGGCATCAACATCAGTGAAGACAACACAGTCACATTCATTGAACCTGCGATTGCCTTACCTACCGGATACGAGTGCAACCCTTCTGTCACGCTTTACAATGCTATAGCGGGGAACCTATGGCTTGTGCGCAACGGCAAGAATGTCACGGCGCCCGAGGGAAAGCGTCATCCGCGCACGGCAATAGGAATCACCCGCGACAACAAGCTGGTGTTACTCGTCGTTGATGGCCGCGCCCCGAGCTACAGCGTGGGCATGACCTGCCATGAACTTGCCGAGACACTTCTGCGTCATGACGCAGTGGACGCGCTCAATCTTGACGGCGGCGGTTCTTCCACCCTTGTAATCGCCGATCCGGAGCCGCGAGTGGTAAATATTCCGATGCCTATTGAACTGCCGGACAGGCCGGGCATGACTCCGCATGCCGTTGAACGAAAGGTTGGCAATAACCTGGGTATCCTTGTGCCACGCGGCGGCGGTGCAGCAGGGGCTGAGGAAAAATAGGGTCTGCGTGCCATTGCCGTAGCTCAACAAGAGCGGGAACCTTCATGGCGCCGCGTGGTATTTC
Proteins encoded in this window:
- a CDS encoding glycoside hydrolase family 127 protein, producing MAILSILTAVALTAPPRLQPLALEPLPLGSIHPQGWLARQLRIQADGLSGHLDEFWPDVRDSGWIGGKDEGWERMPYWLDGVVPLAYLLDDPALKAKVEQHLDYILTHQQEDGWLGPEKSESRSGKYKPRDPWPPFVMLKALMQYQEATGDSRVIPAMLRFCRCLDAQMDQRPLFDWNKSRWQDLVVSLQWLYDRTGEAFLLDLARKAHDQGYDWVAHFGDLPFKEKADKWRFESHVVNHGMAVKTAGVWYRQTGDPALREAALHAIAELDRYHGTATGIFTGDECLAGKMPSQGTELCAVVEYMYSLEVLSVILGDVGLADRLERIAFNALPATFKPDMWAHQYVQQANQVVCKVSPERVYTNNGEEANLFGLEPNYGCCLANMHQGWPKFAAHLWMRTPDGGLAAVALAPSEAKLAIGEASATATLDTAYPFEGELRFTIAVDRPAAFPFLARVPAWADGATVQVGDGAAAPVSPGAFHRVERTWEGRTTVVLRLPMRAQVERRYHESAAISRGPLVYSLKIGENWVRLRGEEPHADWEVFPTTSWNYAIQLNPAAPDFGITFETRPVGDCPFSPDGAPVLARVPGRLLPEWTLERNAAAPPPRSPAASVQPLETLTLIPYGCTNLRVTEFPVLGDGS
- a CDS encoding M23 family metallopeptidase, translated to FETAYAHLEAILVELGQKVLRGQTIARSGRSGNATGPHLHYEVRVDGHPVDPRPYLP
- a CDS encoding M23 family metallopeptidase, encoding MTVRIQHARRTAVMALSVCLALGCARSRHEYARPSPVAPRPVAPRPVAPDTWPVPVADPRVTSEFGEPRGNGRTHAGLDIGLPVDTPVLAAADGVVTFAGVMGKYGNLIVLRHQAAFETAYAHLEAILVELGQKVLRGQTIARSGRSGNATGPHLHYE
- a CDS encoding extracellular solute-binding protein, coding for MTRQAPLLFCAAALFAACASREVVVVYSPHGADVLRDYEKLFEEAYPNVDVQWIAAGAKEVYGRIAGERNRPACDVWWGAPSTMFMQAADAGLLATYRPTWAEQAPPDAHDPQHRWYATYRSPLAILFNTNGLDRAQAPQTWDDLLDPRWRGKIVLRKPLASGTMRTFLCAMVGRAGNEDDGIAWLKRLQESVVSSPESPNLLYDHIKRNPDCISVWLQPDVIMQRERNGFPFDCVVPPQTPVLLDAIAIVNNAPHPEWARAFYEFVTSPEALAQQARAYAKMPARKDIDPAQLPAWMTGAVIDPMPIDWAVFAAKEAAWCDRWEREVFRAP
- a CDS encoding ABC transporter ATP-binding protein; this encodes MSSVRCEALTKIYPGGQGGIRDLTCTIDQGEFFALLGPSGCGKTTTLRLIAGLETPDTGAVFFDGRDVTAAPPEKRNAAMVFQSYALFPHMNVFENVAFGLRARRMPKPDIRERVAEALGYVQLEGMEKRRVTELSGGQQQRVALARALAVHPAILLLDEPLSNLDAELRHATRAQLAELQRRLKITAVYVTHDQEEALALADRIAVIKDGAVHQIGAPGEVLHQPATPFVASFLERQRHAPDKP
- a CDS encoding amidohydrolase family protein, which gives rise to MPEHLEPTKTARRDLSRPVLFALTVFLLTSNVALYFVYKGNVDQLAERTRQELGAARESGAGETQHTLDTSSVPEADPGLAAYRIVNAHDHLYQQKHLDKYLAAAERLGIVRTVLVASSDYTLKGEGNDPRRGNAWNTNEILTCEHAAPDKIVTYCAIHPDDENKEDLLRQYLAAGVHGLKLYTGHSNFYDRPLDDPVMMPVYEFCEQNNFPICWHINLSKPNFLAEFLRVMERFPRLKVIVPHFGVTFYRPGGEAWNQFWQILDQYPGVYTDCSWGTRNILVHGLEVVSANVPAFRDAIIKYQDRILWGTDMVVTGNAEKTEAWIESVLRACREMLEKDVYYFWMAADGSPYDYPGTKNPYGQLRGLALEPDVLRKIYETNYDAFVALRPGEG
- the tadA gene encoding Flp pilus assembly complex ATPase component TadA produces the protein MSMENVEAGEQLVKQDLITQEELAEARERAARSGIPWYKQLIQTKKVSFGALESVLRYEFHLPSTKSKQQQLGDTLVEMQAITPAQLKEALVEQKRTGRLLGNILLELEYVSEETIARALSRQQNLEFASVERTPSDPEALEAVPESIARSYQFIPITIEGDKVTVLVADPGLRSRLDNAGILIGKRLYPVLTSVPDMGTEIERRYGALRRGDPGVLPREPAQAPREHEAHAAKPSETAKKGMHMTHETTTARAPAEPSRFEEIAQKASGSTVIKLVSTIIEGAVKSGATDVHLDPQDPEMRVRYRIDGVLHDIMSIPENIELAVISRIKILADMDITETRHPQDGHISMDIAGREFDVRVATLPTYLGERVVLRLLDQTSILSGIKDLGLEPDDEEKFSRLINQPYGMILVTGPTGSGKTTTLYAALNQKNVLTDSIVTLEDPVEYQLSGINQVQIDTDIGLTFAATLRATMRQDIDVLLVGEIRDAETAHIAIRAAMTGHLVFSTLHTNDAPEAISTLRNMGIPSYLISSALSAVIAQRLVRKVCLACRHAFKPSADLLRAIGLPATVKKLYGGTGCDACYHTGNRGRTGIFEILEITPEIRKLIAADSGTDRIVEAAHLVTMGERCRQKVKAGIVEPKEYLRVIRQ
- the dnaN gene encoding DNA polymerase III subunit beta, which encodes MKITIPRQDLLDTVNKVKTVVPSKSALPILSHLLIETVGAGIRVSATDLKVSIQCSVDCDVRTEGALTVSCQRLASILMELPDKEITLTLGENNIVELACGRIHTKLFSMPVDQFPPIRDFEGVKPLVFKQGVLRGLFTKTSFAICTDQARYNLTGLLYEIIGGRLTVVATDGRRMSLCCEEEGIPDDIETKVIIPAKMVNELQRLLGEDDPVEVFIDESQAAFVFNSLRMVTSLIEGNFPNYDMVVPKKHDKEAILGTAQFMEAMRRTRTMTNEKFNSVRLKIAGPTMTFRVVTPEVGEYEEDMEITYDGENVEIAFNPDFIIDVLRHMDCERVCLVLRDAMSPGVLKPYTDAPLDSYINVIMPIRI
- a CDS encoding TIGR02206 family membrane protein, whose product is MLTEALFQPFTPVHFLVLFLMFLLNGIVLLLPKLAPGKHAVRNVAYAIAIFMLAQELVDRGGHYFLNREPLAHVLPFHLCGMSVFLVPVMLITRNQLLLEVLYYWGLGGALISLITPEVAFPFPHFLNVTFFTSHTLIITGVIYAILYYEMRPRRGSIVRVFLITATYAAIVAPLNVLLGTNYLYICKKPAGLSVLDFLGPWPWYLPGMILITCLVFGLLYMPYWIHDICHGKNGREQVTRPLDANE